A stretch of Miscanthus floridulus cultivar M001 chromosome 13, ASM1932011v1, whole genome shotgun sequence DNA encodes these proteins:
- the LOC136500888 gene encoding homeobox-leucine zipper protein ROC1-like, with amino-acid sequence MTPARRMPAMIGRNGMAFGSSSALSLSQADLLDSHHLQQAFQQQLFDQIPATAVDSSDNIIHGRSDTLVADEFESKSCSENPDGTSGDDGQEDPNQRPNKKKRYHRHTQHQIQEMEAFFKECPHPDDKQRKELSRELGLEPLQVKFWFQNKRTQMKNQHERQENAQLRAENDKLRAENMRYKEALGTASCPSCGGPAALGEMSFDEHHLRLENARLRDEIDRISGIAAKHVGKPMVSFPVLSSPLGAAAARSPLDLAGAYGVQPAGLGADHLFGVGAGAGDLLRSVSTGQLDADKPMIVELAVAAMDELLRMARLDAPLWGGGVAGVQLDEEEYGRMFLGGLGPRQYGLRPEASRDNAVVIMTRDSLVEILMDANRFAAVFSSIVSRASTHEVLSTGVAGSYNGALQVMSMEFQVPSPLVPTRESYFVRYCKNNPDGTWVVVDVSLDSLRPSPVMKCRRRPSGCLIQEMPNGYSKVTWVEHVEVDDRSVHNLYRPLVNSGLAFGAKRWVGTLDRQCERLASAMASNIPNGDLGVITSIEGRKSMLKLAERMVASFCGGVTASAAHQWTTLSGSGAEDVRVMTRKSVDDPGRPPGIVLNAATSFWLPVPPKRVFDFLRDETSRSEWDILSNGGAVQEMAHIANGRDHGNCVSLLRVNVSAHSCLFFQKK; translated from the exons ATGACGCCGGCGAGGCGCATGCCGGCAATGATCGGCCGGAATGGCATGGCGTTTGGGTCCTCGTCGGCGCTGTCTTTGAGCCAG GCTGACCTCCTAGACAGCCATCACCTGCAGCAAGCGTTCCAACAGCAACTCTTTGATCAGATCCCAGCCACCGCAGTGGATAGCAGCGACAACATCATCCATGGTCGCTCAGACACGCTGGTAGCAGATGAATTTGAGAGCAAGTCCTGCAGCGAGAATCCCGATGGCACCTCTGGCGATGATGGCCAGGAAGACCCCAACCAGCGGCCAAACAAGAAGAAGCGGTATCACCGCCACACCCAGCACCAGATCCAAGAGATGGAGGC GTTCTTCAAGGAGTGCCCGCATCCGGATGACAAGCAGAGAAAGGAGCTCAGCCGGGAGCTCGGCCTCGAGCCGCTGCAGGTGAAGTTTTGGTTCCAGAACAAGCGCACACAGATGAAG AACCAGCACGAGCGGCAGGAGAACGCGCAGCTGCGTGCAGAGAATGACAAGCTGCGAGCTGAGAATATGCGGTACAAGGAGGCGCTCGGCACAGCCTCCTGCCCCAGCTGTGGCGGCCCTGCCGCCCTCGGTGAGATGTCCTTTGACGAGCACCACCTCCGTCTTGAGAATGCTCGCCTCCGTGACGAGATTGACCGAATCTCGGGCATCGCTGCCAAGCACGTCGGCAAGCCCATGGTCTCCTTCCCGGTGCTCTCCAGCCCGCTTGGTGCCGCTGCCGCCCGATCCCCACTTGACCTTGCTGGTGCCTACGGCGTCCAGCCTGCTGGCCTCGGCGCTGACCACCTATTCGGTGTTGGAGCTGGTGCTGGCGATCTGCTGAGAAGCGTGTCAACCGGCCAGCTCGACGCTGACAAGCCCATGATCGTAGAGCTGGCCGTTGCTGCCATGGACGAGCTCCTCCGAATGGCGCGGCTTGATGCGCCGCTGTGGGGTGGGGGTGTGGCAGGGGTgcagctggacgaggaggagtatGGTCGGATGTTCCTGGGTGGGCTCGGGCCGAGGCAGTACGGACTCCGTCCGGAGGCATCTCGAGACAATGCCGTCGTGATCATGACACGCGACAGCCTTGTTGAGATACTCATGGACGCG AACCGGTTCGCTGCAGTGTTCTCAAGCATTGTGTCGAGGGCTTCTACACACGAGGTGTTGTCAACTGGTGTGGCAGGGAGCTATAATGGTGCATTACAAGTG ATGTCAATGGAGTTCCAGGTGCCGTCACCGCTGGTGCCGACGCGGGAGAGCTACTTTGTGAGGTACTGCAAGAACAATCCTGATGGAACGTGGGTTGTTGTCGATGTGTCACTCGACAGCCTCCGCCCTAGCCCTGTTATGAAGTGCCGGCGCAGGCCATCAGGATGCCTTatccaagaaatgcccaatggcTACTCAAAG GTGACCTGGGTGGAGCACGTTGAGGTTGATGACAGATCAGTGCACAATCTCTACAGGCCTTTGGTCAATTCAGGCCTCGCATTTGGTGCAAAAAGGTGGGTTGGCACACTGGACCGACAGTGCGAGCGCCTTGCCAGTGCCATGGCCAGTAACATCCCCAACGGCGACCTCGGTG TGATCACAAGCATAGAGGGGAGGAAAAGCATGCTGAAGCTAGCAGAGAGGATGGTGGCGAGCTTCTGCGGTGGCGTGACAGCATCTGCCGCGCATCAGTGGACAACATTGTCAGGGAGTGGTGCTGAGGACGTCCGCGTTATGACCAGGAAGAGCGTGGACGACCCAGGCAGGCCGCCAGGCATCGTCCTCAATGCCGCCACCTCCTTCTGGCTACCCGTCCCGCCCAAGAGGGTCTTTGACTTCCTCCGCGATGAGACCTCTCGCAGCGAG TGGGACATCCTATCCAACGGTGGTGCTGTTCAAGAAATGGCTCATATTGCCAACGGCCGGGACCATGGCAACTGTGTCTCCCTTCTTCGCGTCAATGTAAGTGCTCATTCGTgccttttctttcaaaaaaaataa